In Kryptolebias marmoratus isolate JLee-2015 linkage group LG11, ASM164957v2, whole genome shotgun sequence, the following proteins share a genomic window:
- the LOC108230090 gene encoding nuclear factor of activated T-cells 5 isoform X2 codes for MGPSSSGLSTSSSDHLTVAQHLHPTGGDGAGASEIQGMEAAGSAPSRGNNGANATAAGDVGSGVLSGLNGQQLQNTPSKRRPVLSISPPPEDLFDDSQMSCQEEPAVSGAPVPDSEHSNSMWADDSVSNFSVISSISYNDNTEVPRKSRKRTPRQRPGPKPAPPEDSMDVFDADSAKGPHFVLSQLGTDKTSSLDSGTTVKGGSLSAQFPQRSDGKELKILVQPETQHRARYLTEGSRGSVKDRTQQGFPTVKLEGVNEPVVLQVFVANDAGRVKPHGFYQACRVTGRNTTACKEVDIDGTTVIEIPMELSSDMTLPVDCVGILKLRNADVEARIGVAGSKKKSTRARLAFRVNIPQPDGSFLTLQVSSSPILCTQPAGVPEILKKSLHSCSVRGGEEVFIIGKNFLKGTKVILQENPADDNSWQAEAKIDMDLFHQNHLVVTVPPFHNQSITSPVSVAIFVMTNAGRSHEAQPFTYTPEPADNLNVQTIKTEAPSLVETCIFDGQIKTLSPEQTDCSGQPSKRQEDTPMEVSSNPPPTDVFKPSPDSLISVQQTLELNSSPHSSGGSFESPMPLQPEDVDLPQAPPVFPSLESLSAIQKQDITSTTSFPVSGDTTIPPVTPEVPQQILRDPQESLSPETSDNNGSIVVVAMPQIGAPAQPQAQQSQVPLFPQEGVAQLERAVRELQAGSNTTLQQVLEAAVAQQQLNSVLYSPTPSAESLQQHVQENMNSLRLGTTENPLSAQQQLQIQQQQQQQMQQQFQQHQLQQQQQILENLQQQQQQQVLNNIQIQQQLILQPQDQQQQLQQQQIIENIKQQQLQQNQQQVLNNIQLQDQQQQNQILANLQQHQLQQQQQQQQQNQALSNLQQQQQLQEQQVLENLQQRLQAELLQPQIHSSAQAQQPVSLLQQAGELLTIQTSFPTQPPSHTSPPQQLFQSPRPLAEAQGTQQQVQAALLQNTLSVLTGGSLSSEQPSTTSTIYLSTNPQPQQQQQQQPPQLAFISSMETSNSQPQSISMFQTQPQAQLSQMQPQSTPMEQQQSPQQNQQQQQQIPLSQQGSLFQTIPNHSQTNPVPHSQLSQPQQTGLLLCTTDLNPQAILFSTQTPGPPPIGSISVGISQADSAEPMTFQVQSSTGSSSTSPANQQQSLFQEQQPMQVTPSSNQVPSSQPVKLFIPQTSLSSLQGTMQGTIGSQELNTEASTPAATIFVVQGGMGVVASPGQQPPEQLFQTTVGGSVAPQGQPNLFLFGIQNDSSQLLTSSGPSLPAQTQSPSSGHMQPLLDQPMAQAASSVHSNLQNTLQAQMQTSLESALQSNTQTAPQSGLQVSLEASLPTPMQTSLQNQMQASIAATSSMDKFEDLLESLQKQ; via the exons TATCTCCGCCGCCCGAGGACCTGTTTGACGACAGCCAAATGTCTTGCCAAGAGGAACCCGCCGTATCTGGTGCGCCAGTTCCAGACTCGGAGCACAGCAACAGCATGTGGGCTGACGATTCCGTCTCCAACTTCAGCGTGATCAGCTCCATTTCGTACAACGACAACACAGAAGTGCCACGCAAGTCCAGAAAACGCACGCCCCGCCAGCGACCCGGCCCCAAGCCTGCGCCTCCGGAGGACAGCATGGATGTGTTTGACGCCGACAGCGCCAAGGGTCCTCATTTTGTCCTATCACAGCTGGGCACAGACAAGACTAG ctctCTTGATTCAGGGACTACAGTGAAAGGCGGGTCGCTGTCTGCCCAATTCCCCCAGAGGAGTGATGGAAAGGAGCTGAAGATCCTGGTGCAGCCAGAGACCCAGCACAGAGCTCGCTACCTGACCGAGGGCAGCAGAGGTTCCGTTAAAGATCGCACACAGCAAGGATTTCCCACTGTCAAG ttgGAAGGTGTTAACGAACCAGTTGTGCTGCAGGTGTTTGTGGCAAACGATGCAGGTCGAGTAAAGCCTCACGGTTTTTACCAGGCATGTAGAGTGACGGGACGCAACACCACAGCCTGCAAGGAGGTGGACATAGACGGGACCACGGTTATAGAGATCCCCATGGAGCTCAGCAGTGATATGACACTTCC GGTTGACTGTGTAGGAATTTTGAAGCTACGTAATGCAGACGTTGAGGCTCGTATCGGCGTGGCAGGATCCAAGAAGAAGAGTACACGAGCCAGGCTGGCCTTCAGAGTCAACATCCCCCAGCCTGATGGATCATTTCTTACTTTACAGGTCTCCTCATCACCCATCCTCTGCA CCCAGCCAGCCGGCGTGCCAGAGATCCTGAAGAAGAGTCTTCACAGCTGCTcagtgagaggaggagaggaggtttTCATAATTGGGAAGAACTTCCTCAAAGGAACCAAAGTTATACTTCAGGAAAACCCTGCAG ACGATAATTCCTGGCAAGCTGAGGCAAAAATTGATATGGACCTTTTTCATCAG AATCATTTGGTCGTGACAGTCCCTCCATTCCACAATCAGTCCATCACTTCTCCTGTGTCTGTGGCAATTTTTGTGATGACCAATGCTGGTCGATCACACGAGGCCCAGCCCTTCACCTACACTCCTGAGCCAG CGGATAATTTAAATGTccagacaataaaaacagaagcgcCCTCTCTGGTGGAGACTTGTATATTTGATGGCCAGATTAAAACTTTGTCCCCTGAGCAAACCGACTGCTCTGGCCAGCCATCCAAACGGCAAGAGGACACACCTATGGAAGTGTCAAGCAATCCTCCACCCACAGATGTCTTcaaa CCATCTCCTGACTCGCTCATCTCAGTGCAGCAGACCCTGGAGCTCAACTCCAGTCCTCATTCGAGTGGAGGGTCCTTTGAGAGCCCGATGCCCCTACAGCCCGAAGACGTGGACCTTCCCCAAGCACCTCCCGTCTTCCCCAGTCTAGAGTCTCTCAGCGCCATACAAAAGCAAGATATTACTTCCACGACTTCTTTCCCAGTGTCAGGAGATACCACTATCCCCCCTGTAACACCAGAGGTTCCTCAGCAAATCCTGAGAGATCCCCAAGAAAGCTTGTCTCCTGAAACCTCGGACAATAATGGAAGCATCGTGGTGGTGGCCATGCCTCAAATTGGAGCTCCAGCTCAACCACAGGCGCAACAGTCGCAGGTTCCCCTGTTTCCTCAGGAAGGAGTGGCCCAACTTGAGAGGGCAGTAAGGGAGCTACAGGCTGGGAGTAACACCACGCTCCAGCAGGTGCTGGAAGCAGCTGtagcacagcagcagctgaactcTGTACTTTATAGCCCCACACCTTCTGCTGAATCCTTACAGCAGCACGTTCAGGAGAACATGAACAGCCTCAGATTGGGAACCACAGAAAATCCACTATCAGCCCAGCAACAGTTACagattcagcagcagcagcagcaacaaatgcagcagcagtttcaacaacatcagctgcagcagcaacagcaaattcTCGAAAACCttcagcaacaacagcagcagcaagttCTCAACAACATACAGATCCAACAACAGCTTATACTACAGCCACaagatcaacaacaacaactgcagcaacagcaaatcATTGAGAACAttaaacaacagcagctgcaACAAAATCAGCAACAAGTCCTCAACAATATCCAGCTTCAAGATCagcaacaacagaatcaaattcTTGCTAATTTACAGCAGCATCAActacaacagcagcagcaacaacagcagcaaaatcAAGCACTGAGTAACTtgcaacagcaacaacagctgcaggaacagcAGGTCTTAGAGAATCTCCAGCAGCGCTTACAAGCCGAGTTACTCCAGCCACAGATCCACTCCTCTGCCCAAGCACAGCAGCCCGTCTCCCTCCTGCAGCAGGCCGGGGAGCTGCTTACAATTCAGACCAGCTTTCCGACGCAGCCTCCGTCCCACACGTCTCCCCCACAGCAACTCTTCCAGTCGCCCAGACCTCTGGCGGAGGCCCAGGGTACTCAGCAGCAGGTCCAGGCTGCCCTGCTTCAGAACACGCTGAGCGTCCTCACCGGTGGGAGTCTCAGCTCCGAGCAGCCGTCCACAACCTCCACCATATATCTGTCCACAAACCCTCAGCcccagcaacagcagcagcagcagccgccgcAGCTGGCGTTCATCTCCTCCATGGAGACGTCTAACAGCCAGCCTCAGTCGATTTCAATGTTTCAGACCCAACCCCAAGCTCAGCTTTCCCAGATGCAGCCGCAGAGCACCCCTATGGAGCAGCAGCAGTCTCCACAGCAaaaccaacagcagcagcagcagattccACTGAGCCAGCAGGGCTCCTTGTTTCAGACTATTCCTAACCACTCACAGACCAACCCTGTTCCCCACAGCCAACTCTCACAACCCCAACAGACAGGCCTGCTTCTCTGTACGACAGACCTTAATCCACAAGCTATTCTCTTCAGCACCCAGACCCCAGGCCCTCCCCCTATAGGAAGCATTAGTGTCGGCATCTCCCAGGCAGACTCCGCAGAGCCCATGACCTTCCAAGTCCAGAGCTCCACGGGCAGCAGCTCGACGTCCCCCGCGAACCAACAGCAGAGCTTATTTCAGGAACAGCAGCCAATGCAGGTGACACCAAGTTCCAACCAAGTCCCCAGCAGTCAGCCCGTGAAGCTGTTCATACCGCAGACGTCTCTGTCGAGCTTGCAGGGCACCATGCAGGGCACCATTGGCTCACAGGAGCTGAACACCGAGGCCTCGACTCCGGCCGCGACCATCTTCGTGGTGCAAGGTGGCATGGGCGTGGTTGCCAGCCCGGGTCAGCAGCCCCCAGAGCAGCTTTTCCAGACTACAGTGGGTGGCTCTGTAGCTCCACAAGGACAGCCCAACCTGTTTCTTTTTGGCATCCAGAACg ACTCGTCCCAGCTGCTCACTTCTTCTGGACCGAGCCTGCCTGCTCAGACCCAGAGCCCGAGTTCTGGCCACATGCAGCCCCTGCTGGACCAGCCCATGGCCCAAGCTGCCTCCAGCGTGCACAGCAACTTGCAAAACACCCTTCAGGCGCAAATGCAAACCAGCCTAGAGAGCGCGCTgcagtcaaacacacaaacagctccgCAGTCCGGTTTACAGGTATCCTTAGAAGCAAGTCTGCCAACTCCCATGCAGACCAGTCTACAGAATCAAATGCAGGCATCTATAGCCGCCACGTCTAGCATGGATAAATTCGAGGACCTGCTGGAAAGCTTACAGAAGCAGTGA
- the nudt7 gene encoding peroxisomal coenzyme A diphosphatase NUDT7 isoform X1, producing the protein MRAAYVTDRSHFLRGAAFDLIGSAIGMRRIQYSAVIGCFGLTPAADWLLRRRKFWTLVQCDACAARGCYHNVCLSEASVLIPLFVRGGKLHTLMTLRSKQLKTSAGEVCFPGGKRDPSDQDDVGTALREAEEEIGLQPGNVQVICKLFPVINKSGLLVTPVVGFIDETFRPVLNPAEVSAVFSVPLDFFISDKDHYASHNAPGMMGALHSFYFADPVSKSQYHIWGLTAMLAVVVAAIALKKKPEFDVGFDSEDPLSFFQQVLHTRLSKL; encoded by the exons ATGCGTGCAGCTTACGTCACAGACAGAAGTCATTTCCTGAGAGGAGCTGCGTTCGATCTGATTGGATCAGCCATTGGGATGAGGCGTATCCAATACTCGGCCGTGAttggttgttttggtttgacCCCCGCTGCTGATTGGTTGTTAAGAAGACGGAAGTTTTGGACGTTAGTTCAATGCGACGCATGCGCAGCTCGCGGTTGTTACCATAACGTTTGCTTGTCAGAAG CCTCGGTGTTGATCCCACTGTTTGTGAGGGGTGGGAAGCTGCACACCTTAATGACCCTACGCTCAAAACAG CTGAAGACCAGTGCTGGCGAGGTGTGTTTTCCTGGTGGGAAGAGAGACCCCAGTGACCAGGACGATGTGGGCACAGCCCTGAgagaagcagaggaggagaTCGGCCTGCAGCCTGGCAACGTTCAGGTGATCTGCAAGCTGTTTCCAGTCATCAACAAG AGCGGCCTTCTGGTGACCCCAGTCGTCGGCTTCATCGATGAGACGTTTCGTCCGGTCTTGAACCCAGCTGAGGTCAGCGCCGTGTTCTCAGTCCCTCTGGACTTCTTCATCAGCGACAAGGACCACTACGCAAGTCACAATGCTCCTGGCATGATGGGGGCTTTgcactcattttattttgcgGACCCCGTTTCAAAGAGCCAGTATCACATATGGGGGCTGACAGCCATGCTGGCGGTTGTAGTCGCGGCCATTGCTCTGAAGAAAAAACCCGAGTTTGATGTTGGTTTTGATTCCGAGGATCCTTTATCATTTTTCCAACAAGTTCTGCATACAAGACTGAGTAAACTATAA
- the nudt7 gene encoding peroxisomal coenzyme A diphosphatase NUDT7 isoform X2 yields MQSKEETIAILKQFEVGDKFSYLPVLPKASVLIPLFVRGGKLHTLMTLRSKQLKTSAGEVCFPGGKRDPSDQDDVGTALREAEEEIGLQPGNVQVICKLFPVINKSGLLVTPVVGFIDETFRPVLNPAEVSAVFSVPLDFFISDKDHYASHNAPGMMGALHSFYFADPVSKSQYHIWGLTAMLAVVVAAIALKKKPEFDVGFDSEDPLSFFQQVLHTRLSKL; encoded by the exons ATGCAGTCAAAAGAGGAGACTATAgccattttaaagcagtttgaaGTTGGAGACAAGTTCTCTTACCTACCTGTCCTGCCTAAAGCCTCGGTGTTGATCCCACTGTTTGTGAGGGGTGGGAAGCTGCACACCTTAATGACCCTACGCTCAAAACAG CTGAAGACCAGTGCTGGCGAGGTGTGTTTTCCTGGTGGGAAGAGAGACCCCAGTGACCAGGACGATGTGGGCACAGCCCTGAgagaagcagaggaggagaTCGGCCTGCAGCCTGGCAACGTTCAGGTGATCTGCAAGCTGTTTCCAGTCATCAACAAG AGCGGCCTTCTGGTGACCCCAGTCGTCGGCTTCATCGATGAGACGTTTCGTCCGGTCTTGAACCCAGCTGAGGTCAGCGCCGTGTTCTCAGTCCCTCTGGACTTCTTCATCAGCGACAAGGACCACTACGCAAGTCACAATGCTCCTGGCATGATGGGGGCTTTgcactcattttattttgcgGACCCCGTTTCAAAGAGCCAGTATCACATATGGGGGCTGACAGCCATGCTGGCGGTTGTAGTCGCGGCCATTGCTCTGAAGAAAAAACCCGAGTTTGATGTTGGTTTTGATTCCGAGGATCCTTTATCATTTTTCCAACAAGTTCTGCATACAAGACTGAGTAAACTATAA
- the hprt1l gene encoding hypoxanthine phosphoribosyltransferase 1, like, whose translation MASCLQISDDEKGHDLELFCVPRHYESDLDKVIIPHGLIMDRTERLARDIIQDMGGHHIVALCVLKGGYKFFADLLDYIKVLNHNSDKSVPLTVDFIRVKSYCNDKSTNSIKVIGGDELSNLAGKNVLIVEDIVETGRTMQTLLSLLNECNPKMVKVVSLLVKRTPRSSGYRPDYIGFEVPDAFLVGYALDYNEYFRDLSHICILNEQAKEKYKM comes from the exons ATGGCTTCGTGTCTGCAG ATCTCCGACGACGAGAAGGGACACGACCTGGAGCTCTTCTGTGTTCCCAGACATTACGAGAGCGACCTGGACAAAGTGATCATCCCCCATGGACTCATCATGGACAG GACGGAGCGTCTGGCCCGTGACATCATCCAGGACATGGGAGGACACCACATCGTGGCTTTGTGCGTGCTGAAAGGGGGCTACAAGTTCTTCGCAGACCTCCTGGACTACATCAAGGTTCTCAACCACAACAGCGATAAATCCGTCCCGCTGACTGTGGATTTCATCAGAGTGAAGAGCTACTGC aacGATAAGTCGACAAACAGCATCAAAGTCATAGGCGGGGACGAACTGTCCAACCTTGCAGGCAAG aatgtGTTAATTGTTGAG GACATCGTGGAGACAGGGAGGACGATGCAAACGCTGCTTTCCCTCCTGAACGAATGTAATCCCAAGATGGTTAAGGTTGTGAG CCTCTTAGTGAAGAGGACTCCGAGGAGTTCAGGGTACAGACCAGACT ACATCGGCTTTGAGGTTCCCGATGCCTTTCTGGTGGGCTATGCTTTGGACTACAACGAGTACTTCAGAGATCTCAGC CACATCTGTATCCTGAATGAACAAGCCAAGGAGAAGTACAAAATGTGA
- the psmd7 gene encoding 26S proteasome non-ATPase regulatory subunit 7 — translation MPELAVENVVVHPLVLLSVVDHFNRIGKVGNQKRVVGVLLGSWHKKVLDVSNSFAVPFDEDDRDDSVWFLDHDYLENMYGMFKKVNARERIVGWYHTGPKLHKNDIAINELIKRYCTNSVLVIIDVKPKDLGLPTEAYISVEEIHDDGTPTSKTFEHITSEIGAEEAEEVGVEHLLRDIKDTTVGTLSQRITNQVHGLKGLNSKLLDIRSYLERVAAGKLPINHQIIYQLQDVFNLLPDVNLLEFTKAFYLKTNDQMLVVYLASLIRSVVALHNLINNKISNRDAEKKEGQEKEEGKKEKKDDKDKKDEKDKDKEKEKAEGAKKDEKKKK, via the exons ATGCCCGAGTTAGCGGTGGAAAATGTGGTCGTTCACCCGCTCGTGCTGCTCAGTGTGGTGGATCATTTTAACAG GATAGGAAAAGTTGGAAATCAGAAACGTGTGGTTGGTGTCCTGTTGGGGTCGTGGCACAAAAAGGTTCTTGACGTCTCCAATAGTTTTGCAG TGCCGTTCGATGAAGATGACAGGGACGACTCCGTCTGGTTCCTGGATCATGACTACTTGGAAAACATGTACGGCATGTTCAAGAAAGTTAACG CCAGGGAGAGGATAGTCGGATGGTACCACACAGGACCCAAACTACATAAGAATGACATAGCCATCAATGAGCTCATCAAGCGGTACTGTACCAACTCG GTGTTAGTTATCATAGACGTGAAGCCTAAGGATCTCGGCCTGCCCACAGAAGCATACATCTCTGTGGAAGAAATACATGAT GATGGCACTCCCACATCCAAGACATTTGAGCACATCACCAGTGAGATTGGAGCCGAAGAAGCAGAGGAGGTGGGAGTGGAGCACCTGCTGAG GGACATAAAGGACACCACGGTTGGTACCCTGTCACAACGCATCACAAACCAGGTTCACGGCCTGAAGGGGCTCAACTCAAAGCTGCTGGACATCCGCTCTTACCTGGAGAGGGTGGCTGCAGGCAAACTTCCCATCAACCACCAGATCATCTACCAGCTGCAGGACGTCTTCAACCTGCTGCCAGACGTAAATCTACTG GAGTTCACGAAAGCCTTTTACCTGAAGACCAACGACCAGATGCTGGTGGTCTACCTGGCCTCTCTGATCCGCTCCGTCGTCGCTCTGCACAACCTGATCAACAACAAGATATCGAACCGAGACGCAGAGAAGAAGGAGGGCCAAGAGAAGGAGGAAgggaagaaggagaagaaggacgacaaagataaaaaggacgaaaaagacaaagacaaggagaaggagaaggcggaaggtgccaagaaagatgagaagaagaagaaatga
- the LOC108230106 gene encoding dynein light chain roadblock-type 2 isoform X1 — translation MKVDVEGTLKRIESYKGVIGTIVVNAEGIPIRSTLDNSTTVQYAGLLRHLAAMARSSVRDIDPQNDLTVLRIHSKKYEIMVAPENNYLLIVIQNPCE, via the exons ATG AAGGTTGATGTTGAAGGCACACTGAAGAGGATTGAATCCTACAAAGGTGTGATTGGAACAATTGTTGTGAATGCAGAAg GTATTCCCATCAGAAGCACTCTGGATAACTCCACGACTGTTCAGTATGCGGGACTTCTTCGCCACCTGGCAGCGATGGCCAGGAGCTCGGTCAGAGATATTGACCCTCAGAATGACCTCACCGTCCTCCGCATCCACTCGAAGAAGTACGAGATCATGGTCGCTCCTG AGAACAACTATCTGTTGATAGTCATCCAAAACCCATGTGAATAG
- the LOC108230106 gene encoding dynein light chain roadblock-type 2 isoform X2: protein MVDVEGTLKRIESYKGVIGTIVVNAEGIPIRSTLDNSTTVQYAGLLRHLAAMARSSVRDIDPQNDLTVLRIHSKKYEIMVAPENNYLLIVIQNPCE, encoded by the exons ATG GTTGATGTTGAAGGCACACTGAAGAGGATTGAATCCTACAAAGGTGTGATTGGAACAATTGTTGTGAATGCAGAAg GTATTCCCATCAGAAGCACTCTGGATAACTCCACGACTGTTCAGTATGCGGGACTTCTTCGCCACCTGGCAGCGATGGCCAGGAGCTCGGTCAGAGATATTGACCCTCAGAATGACCTCACCGTCCTCCGCATCCACTCGAAGAAGTACGAGATCATGGTCGCTCCTG AGAACAACTATCTGTTGATAGTCATCCAAAACCCATGTGAATAG